One part of the Flavobacterium johnsoniae UW101 genome encodes these proteins:
- the lpdA gene encoding dihydrolipoyl dehydrogenase, with translation MSSFDVVIIGSGPGGYVSAIRCAQLGFKTAIVEKYNSLGGTCLNVGCIPSKALLSSSHHYAEIAHFADHGIEVSGDVKINLEKMIARKQAVVDQTVGGINYLMEKNKITVFNGLGSFVDATHIAVAKADGTSETIEAKYTVIATGSKPSSLPFIKIDKERIITSTEALALKEVPKHLVIIGGGVIGIELGQVYLRLGAQVSVVEFMDRIIPGMDSSLSKELTKVLKKQGMKFYVSHKVKSVERNGDAVVVQAENAKGETITLEGDYSLVSVGRRPYTDGLNADKAGVKISDRGQVEVNDHLQTSVPNIYAIGDVVRGAMLAHKAEEEGVMVAEILAGQKPHIDYNLIPGVVYTWPEVAAVGQTEEQLKAAGVKYKSGSFPFKALGRARASADLDGFVKILADEKTDEVLGVHMIGARTADLIAEAVTAMEFKASAEDISRMSHAHPTFAEAVKEAALAATENRALHV, from the coding sequence ATGAGTTCATTTGACGTAGTCATTATAGGTTCAGGTCCTGGAGGATATGTATCAGCAATTCGTTGCGCACAATTAGGTTTCAAAACTGCAATTGTAGAAAAATATAATTCATTAGGCGGAACTTGCCTTAACGTAGGTTGTATTCCTTCAAAAGCATTATTATCTTCTTCTCATCATTATGCTGAAATTGCTCATTTTGCAGATCACGGAATCGAAGTTTCCGGCGATGTAAAAATCAATTTAGAGAAAATGATCGCACGCAAGCAAGCTGTTGTAGATCAAACCGTAGGTGGTATTAACTACTTAATGGAAAAAAATAAAATTACTGTTTTCAATGGTTTAGGTTCATTCGTAGACGCAACTCACATTGCTGTTGCAAAAGCTGACGGAACATCAGAAACTATTGAAGCAAAATATACTGTAATTGCTACAGGATCAAAACCATCTTCTTTACCATTCATCAAAATTGATAAAGAAAGAATCATTACTTCTACTGAAGCTTTGGCTTTAAAAGAAGTTCCAAAACACTTAGTAATTATTGGTGGTGGAGTTATCGGAATCGAACTTGGACAAGTTTACCTTCGTTTAGGAGCTCAGGTTTCTGTAGTAGAATTCATGGACAGAATCATTCCAGGAATGGATAGTTCTTTATCTAAAGAATTGACTAAAGTATTGAAAAAACAAGGAATGAAATTCTACGTTTCTCACAAAGTAAAATCAGTAGAAAGAAACGGCGATGCTGTTGTAGTTCAGGCAGAAAATGCAAAAGGAGAAACAATTACTCTTGAAGGAGATTATTCATTAGTTTCTGTTGGTCGTCGTCCTTACACAGACGGATTAAACGCTGACAAAGCTGGAGTAAAAATTTCAGACAGAGGACAAGTTGAAGTAAACGATCATTTACAAACTAGCGTTCCAAATATCTACGCAATTGGTGACGTTGTTCGCGGCGCAATGTTAGCGCACAAAGCGGAAGAAGAAGGAGTAATGGTTGCTGAAATTTTAGCAGGTCAAAAACCACATATCGATTACAACTTAATTCCTGGTGTAGTTTACACTTGGCCAGAAGTTGCTGCAGTTGGACAAACTGAAGAGCAATTGAAAGCTGCAGGAGTAAAATACAAATCTGGAAGTTTCCCATTCAAAGCGTTAGGACGTGCAAGAGCAAGTGCTGACTTAGACGGATTCGTAAAAATCCTTGCTGACGAAAAAACAGACGAGGTTTTAGGAGTTCACATGATTGGTGCTCGTACAGCAGATTTAATTGCTGAAGCGGTTACTGCAATGGAATTTAAAGCTTCTGCTGAAGATATTTCTAGAATGAGCCACGCGCACCCAACTTTCGCGGAAGCGGTAAAAGAAGCAGCATTAGCAGCTACAGAAAATAGAGCTTTACACGTATAA
- a CDS encoding lipocalin family protein, which translates to MKSKYIVPVLIGAGIGLALYSCGGGIPEKAKAVTNFDSAKYLGKWYEIARLDYKWERDLNNVTAEYSLNEDKTIKVDNKGYNVKKDKWEQSVGKAKFVKKDNIGMLKVSFFGPFYSGYNVVAIDPDYKYALVAGESLKYMWILSREKTIPESVKADFLIKAQEIGYKVTDLVWVKHDKLN; encoded by the coding sequence ATGAAAAGTAAATATATAGTTCCAGTTTTGATTGGAGCAGGAATTGGTCTCGCATTGTATTCTTGCGGAGGAGGAATTCCAGAGAAAGCAAAAGCTGTAACAAATTTTGACAGCGCAAAATATCTCGGAAAATGGTATGAAATTGCCAGATTAGATTACAAATGGGAAAGAGATTTGAACAATGTAACAGCCGAGTATTCTTTAAACGAAGATAAAACTATAAAAGTCGATAATAAGGGCTATAATGTCAAAAAAGACAAATGGGAACAAAGTGTCGGGAAAGCTAAATTTGTCAAAAAAGACAACATTGGTATGCTAAAAGTCTCATTTTTTGGTCCTTTTTATTCTGGTTACAATGTCGTAGCAATCGATCCTGATTATAAATATGCACTTGTAGCTGGAGAAAGTTTAAAATATATGTGGATACTTTCCAGAGAAAAAACAATTCCGGAAAGTGTAAAAGCAGATTTTCTTATCAAAGCTCAGGAAATCGGATATAAAGTAACTGATTTGGTTTGGGTAAAGCATGATAAGTTGAATTAA
- a CDS encoding DoxX family membrane protein yields MKIATIIVRVLIGLLLLFASISFFFKLAPEPETTGNFKAFNMGLVASTYLLPLAKTVELLCGLSFVTGRFVTLANILILPITINILFINYFLAPEGLPIAVLLFLGNLFLIYRYWDNYKTVFTP; encoded by the coding sequence ATGAAAATTGCTACTATTATTGTCCGCGTTTTAATCGGCCTTCTTTTGCTGTTTGCTTCAATTTCGTTCTTTTTTAAACTCGCGCCGGAACCAGAAACAACAGGTAATTTTAAGGCATTTAATATGGGATTAGTTGCTTCGACTTATTTATTGCCTTTGGCAAAAACAGTTGAATTGCTTTGTGGTCTTTCATTTGTTACAGGTCGTTTTGTGACTTTGGCAAATATTCTGATTTTACCTATTACAATCAATATTTTGTTTATTAACTATTTCCTTGCGCCAGAAGGCCTGCCAATTGCTGTATTGCTTTTCCTTGGAAATTTATTTTTGATTTACAGATATTGGGATAATTATAAAACTGTATTTACTCCTTGA
- a CDS encoding DUF4349 domain-containing protein has product MKTIVKLGLTGLAIIVLLFSCKKAENTSAENAYATGKSTADYASADSTAVSSSAAVENKDSKQKFIRTADLKFKVKNVVKSTYAIENAVQKFGGFVTYTNLQSNIQDQISTKISQDSTLETTKFTVENNITIRVPNTQLDTVIKTIARQIDFLDFRVIKADDVSLKLLSNQLSQKRNSESASRIEKVIDNKGKKVNDIVDAENTLTNQKEASDNALVNNLSLKDQINFSTITLQLYQNQTIKQDVTASEKDSSSYRPNLGIQILDALKNGLYIIEAVFIFFLNLWPFILIGIGGYFVYRKYFKK; this is encoded by the coding sequence ATGAAAACAATTGTAAAATTAGGATTGACCGGCTTAGCCATCATAGTGCTGCTTTTTTCCTGTAAAAAAGCCGAAAATACATCTGCTGAAAATGCTTATGCCACAGGAAAATCAACAGCTGATTATGCCTCAGCAGACAGCACAGCAGTTTCATCATCTGCAGCAGTCGAAAACAAAGACAGTAAACAAAAATTTATCAGAACTGCAGATCTTAAATTTAAAGTCAAGAATGTTGTAAAATCAACTTATGCAATCGAAAATGCAGTTCAAAAATTTGGAGGTTTTGTAACCTATACGAATCTGCAAAGTAATATTCAGGACCAAATCAGCACTAAAATCAGTCAGGACAGCACTCTGGAAACAACTAAATTTACAGTAGAAAATAATATTACAATCCGAGTTCCTAATACGCAGCTGGATACAGTAATTAAAACAATTGCAAGACAAATTGACTTTTTGGATTTTAGAGTTATTAAAGCCGATGATGTTTCTTTAAAACTTTTAAGCAATCAGCTTTCGCAAAAAAGAAACAGCGAAAGTGCCAGCCGAATAGAAAAAGTAATTGATAATAAAGGCAAAAAAGTAAATGATATTGTTGATGCCGAAAATACATTGACAAATCAAAAAGAAGCAAGCGACAATGCGTTAGTAAATAATCTTTCTTTAAAAGATCAGATTAATTTCAGTACAATTACTTTACAGCTTTATCAAAACCAAACAATAAAACAGGACGTAACGGCAAGCGAAAAAGACAGCAGCAGCTATAGACCTAATTTAGGAATTCAGATTTTAGATGCCTTAAAAAACGGCTTATATATTATTGAAGCGGTCTTTATATTTTTCCTTAATCTTTGGCCGTTTATATTGATTGGCATTGGAGGTTATTTTGTTTATAGAAAATATTTCAAAAAATAA
- a CDS encoding anthranilate synthase component I family protein translates to MRVSIHKHISNPFDFKQQLLSWSQQFREVVFLEGNGYPEQYSSFDCILAVDAFTSIKTDFHNAFEDLKQYQQTTKDWLFGYLSYDLKNDIEDLKSNNFDGLEFPDLFFFQPKKVFLLKGNELEIQYLLFCNDEFEDDFNEIVENQKSKAESSASIKIEQRISKDLYVEKVNQMLHHIHIGDMYEANFCMEFYAENVVIDPQEKFRKLNEISQAPFSVFFKNHKHFLLSASPERYLKKVGETIISQPIKGTSKRAADPVEDEKSKVMLASDEKERAENIMITDLVRNDLSHTAQKGSVEVKELCGIYSFLQVHQMISTVVSKLDKQYSAVDVLKSTFPMGSMTGAPKISVMKIIENLEETKRGLYSGAVGYFTPEGDFDFNVVIRSILYNQEKQYVSFSVGSAITSKSIPEKEYEECLLKARAMHEVLR, encoded by the coding sequence TTGAGAGTTTCTATTCATAAACATATTTCAAATCCTTTTGATTTTAAACAACAGCTATTAAGCTGGTCACAGCAGTTTCGAGAGGTTGTTTTTCTGGAAGGCAATGGCTATCCTGAGCAATATTCAAGTTTTGACTGTATTCTTGCTGTTGATGCTTTTACATCAATTAAAACTGATTTTCATAATGCATTCGAAGATTTAAAACAATACCAGCAAACCACTAAGGACTGGTTGTTTGGCTATTTGTCGTATGACTTAAAAAATGATATTGAAGATTTAAAATCCAACAATTTTGACGGATTAGAATTTCCGGATTTGTTTTTCTTTCAGCCCAAAAAAGTATTTCTGCTTAAAGGAAATGAACTGGAAATACAATATCTGCTTTTTTGTAATGATGAATTTGAAGATGATTTTAATGAGATAGTCGAAAATCAAAAGTCAAAAGCTGAAAGTTCTGCGTCTATAAAAATTGAACAGCGTATTTCAAAAGATTTATACGTAGAAAAAGTAAACCAAATGCTTCATCATATTCATATTGGTGATATGTATGAAGCCAATTTCTGTATGGAATTTTATGCTGAAAATGTTGTTATAGATCCTCAGGAAAAATTCAGAAAACTAAATGAAATTTCGCAGGCGCCATTTTCGGTTTTCTTTAAAAATCATAAACATTTTCTGCTTTCGGCATCGCCGGAACGCTATTTAAAAAAAGTTGGAGAAACTATTATTTCCCAGCCCATAAAAGGAACTTCAAAAAGAGCTGCAGACCCTGTAGAAGATGAAAAATCAAAAGTCATGCTGGCTTCAGATGAAAAAGAACGTGCAGAGAATATTATGATAACTGATTTGGTACGTAATGATCTTTCACATACAGCTCAAAAAGGTTCTGTTGAGGTAAAAGAACTCTGCGGTATTTATTCATTTCTGCAGGTGCATCAAATGATTTCGACCGTTGTTTCAAAATTAGACAAACAATATTCGGCTGTAGATGTTTTAAAATCTACTTTTCCAATGGGAAGCATGACTGGAGCACCAAAAATTTCGGTAATGAAAATCATCGAAAATCTGGAAGAAACTAAACGCGGACTTTACAGTGGTGCTGTAGGATATTTTACGCCGGAAGGGGATTTTGATTTTAATGTGGTAATTAGAAGCATATTATACAATCAGGAAAAACAATATGTTTCGTTTTCGGTAGGAAGCGCTATAACATCTAAGTCGATCCCTGAAAAAGAATATGAAGAATGTTTGCTGAAAGCCAGAGCAATGCACGAAGTTTTGCGATAA
- the tilS gene encoding tRNA lysidine(34) synthetase TilS: MLSKFQNHIVSKFPFLKQKKLFLAVSGGLDSMVLLHLFKQLNYEITVLHCNFQLRGLESFGDQEFIQNYCDKNNIKIFTTQFDTQAFAEDYKLSIQVAARELRYSWFYELLEEKHFDYLLTAHHADDNLETFIINLTRGTGLDGLTGIPEQNDKIIRPLLPFSREEILKYAQENNIEWREDSSNASTKYVRNKIRHDLVPVLKQINPNFLDAFQKTQSFLQESKEMVEDASIVIYQQVAKEAGDDIHFDLNQLKKLPNYKSYLYQWLNEFGFSAWKDIYDLVEGQSGKQVFSDEFRLLKNREILILTPISETSEKEEFEIYENDTEVNFPLKMTLCNVGHTTFGSNRTIFVDAEKIQFPLKLRKWNEGDVFQPFGMNGKSKKVSKLFKDEKMSLIEKEKTWILSSDDQIVWIVGIRQDERFKINNTTNKILKIELQ; the protein is encoded by the coding sequence ATGCTTTCAAAATTTCAAAATCATATCGTATCCAAATTTCCTTTCTTAAAACAGAAAAAGCTTTTTCTGGCTGTAAGCGGAGGACTAGACAGTATGGTTTTACTGCATTTGTTTAAGCAGTTAAACTATGAAATTACTGTTTTACATTGTAATTTTCAGCTTAGGGGATTGGAAAGTTTTGGCGATCAGGAATTTATTCAAAATTATTGTGATAAAAATAATATCAAAATTTTTACTACTCAATTTGATACTCAGGCGTTTGCAGAAGATTATAAGCTTTCGATACAAGTTGCGGCAAGAGAACTTCGATACAGTTGGTTTTATGAGCTTTTAGAAGAAAAACACTTCGATTATCTCTTAACTGCCCATCATGCCGATGATAATCTGGAAACTTTTATCATCAATTTAACCCGCGGAACCGGATTAGACGGCTTAACTGGAATTCCGGAACAAAACGATAAAATTATTCGTCCATTACTTCCATTTTCAAGAGAAGAAATTTTAAAATACGCTCAGGAAAATAATATAGAATGGCGTGAGGACAGCAGTAATGCTTCGACTAAATATGTTCGAAATAAAATTCGTCATGATTTGGTTCCGGTTTTAAAACAAATCAATCCTAATTTTTTGGATGCTTTTCAAAAAACACAATCTTTTCTGCAGGAATCAAAAGAAATGGTAGAAGATGCTTCGATTGTGATTTATCAGCAAGTTGCCAAAGAAGCCGGAGACGACATTCATTTTGATTTAAACCAGCTTAAAAAACTTCCAAATTATAAATCGTATTTGTATCAATGGCTGAATGAATTTGGTTTTTCGGCATGGAAAGATATTTATGATTTGGTTGAAGGACAATCCGGGAAACAAGTTTTTTCAGATGAATTCAGACTGCTGAAAAATCGCGAAATTTTGATTTTGACTCCAATTTCAGAAACATCAGAAAAAGAAGAATTTGAAATTTATGAAAACGATACAGAAGTTAATTTTCCCTTAAAAATGACACTTTGTAACGTAGGTCACACAACATTCGGTTCAAATAGAACTATATTTGTCGACGCTGAAAAAATCCAGTTTCCTTTGAAATTACGTAAATGGAATGAAGGCGATGTTTTTCAGCCTTTTGGAATGAATGGTAAGTCTAAAAAAGTAAGCAAACTTTTTAAAGACGAAAAAATGTCCCTGATCGAAAAAGAAAAAACATGGATTTTGTCTTCTGATGATCAAATAGTCTGGATTGTTGGAATTAGACAGGACGAACGTTTTAAAATAAATAATACCACAAATAAAATACTTAAAATAGAATTGCAATAA
- a CDS encoding protein-disulfide reductase DsbD family protein, translated as MNFNQNHRAILSRSIWNKITAFLLLFFFTLAGNAQILEPVKWTSKIEKKGNNAVLIFDGTIEKDWHMYSQFTPDGGPLALEISFKNQKGNYELVGKAKEGKTRTAYNDVFGVDETFFEGKAHIEQEIKIINPNLKTVDVDFDFQVCKEVCINSSKKFSIAVPSTFKIDEALPVVSEAKLDETKTAALAVDTIKKETAAAEDQTVKAENEAKEDIPAPAPARSLWSIFFIAFLSGFAALLTPCVFPMIPMTVSFFTKQSKSRAKGIRNAIIYGLSIIAIYVILGLIVTKIFGADALNALSTDVWFNLIFFVILIIFATSFLGAFEIMLPNSWANKADQQADKGGLIGILFMALALAIVSFSCTGPIVGTLLVEAASNGGIAPVVGMLGFSSALALPFMLFAMFPGWLNSLPKSGGWLNTVKVVLGFLELALAFKFLSNADLVLQLHFLEREVFIAIWIAIFGALTLYLFGKITLPHDSPTHHISVGRLYLGLLTLVFTMYLIPGLWGAPLKLISAFPPPPQYSESPFGVGGSGNGAVSSESIKGLPEGAELGPHGIMVFHDYEDGLAYAKEIKKPIMLDFTGYACVNCRKMENNVWSEPTILPILKNDVVLISLYVDDKRELPKEEQFVTKSADKIITVGDKWTDFMISKYKTNTQPLYVITDLEGNNLNASKPTISYVSADEYLHWLKEGISNFK; from the coding sequence ATGAACTTTAATCAAAATCATCGAGCGATACTTTCAAGAAGTATCTGGAATAAAATAACCGCCTTTTTACTGCTGTTCTTTTTTACTTTAGCAGGAAATGCTCAAATTTTAGAGCCTGTAAAATGGACTTCTAAAATTGAGAAAAAAGGAAACAATGCCGTCTTAATTTTTGATGGAACAATCGAAAAAGACTGGCACATGTATTCGCAGTTTACACCAGACGGCGGACCTCTTGCACTTGAAATTTCTTTTAAAAACCAAAAAGGAAACTACGAATTAGTTGGAAAAGCAAAAGAAGGTAAAACGAGAACGGCTTATAATGACGTTTTTGGAGTAGATGAAACTTTTTTTGAAGGAAAAGCACATATTGAACAGGAAATAAAAATCATTAATCCGAATTTAAAAACGGTAGATGTAGATTTTGATTTTCAGGTTTGTAAAGAAGTTTGTATCAATTCAAGCAAGAAATTCTCGATTGCTGTTCCTTCAACTTTTAAAATAGATGAAGCCCTTCCTGTTGTATCAGAAGCAAAATTAGACGAAACAAAAACGGCTGCTTTAGCAGTTGATACTATTAAAAAAGAAACAGCTGCAGCTGAAGATCAAACTGTAAAAGCTGAAAATGAAGCTAAAGAAGATATTCCGGCTCCTGCACCAGCAAGAAGTTTGTGGTCAATCTTTTTTATTGCATTTTTATCTGGATTTGCAGCATTGTTAACACCTTGCGTTTTCCCAATGATTCCTATGACGGTTAGTTTCTTTACGAAACAAAGTAAAAGTCGTGCAAAAGGGATTAGAAATGCTATTATTTATGGACTTTCTATTATTGCAATTTATGTGATTTTAGGACTTATAGTAACTAAAATATTTGGTGCCGATGCCTTAAATGCTTTGTCTACAGATGTTTGGTTTAATCTGATTTTCTTTGTAATCTTAATCATTTTTGCTACTTCATTTTTGGGTGCTTTCGAAATTATGCTTCCAAACTCATGGGCAAATAAAGCAGATCAGCAGGCAGATAAAGGAGGATTGATTGGGATATTATTCATGGCTCTGGCTTTGGCAATTGTATCATTCTCTTGCACAGGACCAATTGTTGGGACTTTATTGGTTGAAGCTGCTTCAAACGGAGGAATTGCTCCTGTAGTTGGAATGCTTGGTTTTTCATCGGCATTAGCGCTTCCATTTATGTTATTTGCGATGTTCCCGGGCTGGTTAAATTCACTGCCAAAATCTGGCGGATGGTTAAATACTGTAAAGGTAGTTTTAGGGTTTTTAGAATTAGCTTTAGCATTTAAATTTTTATCAAATGCTGATTTAGTTCTTCAATTGCATTTTTTAGAAAGAGAAGTTTTCATCGCAATCTGGATTGCAATTTTTGGAGCTTTGACTTTATATTTATTCGGGAAAATTACCTTGCCTCATGATAGTCCAACGCACCATATTTCGGTTGGAAGATTGTATTTAGGATTACTTACTTTAGTGTTTACAATGTATTTAATTCCTGGACTTTGGGGAGCACCGTTAAAATTAATCAGCGCATTTCCGCCGCCGCCGCAATATAGCGAAAGTCCTTTTGGAGTAGGAGGTTCTGGTAACGGAGCTGTTTCTTCAGAATCAATAAAAGGACTTCCTGAAGGTGCAGAATTAGGTCCGCATGGTATAATGGTTTTTCATGATTATGAAGATGGATTAGCTTATGCAAAAGAAATCAAAAAGCCAATTATGCTCGATTTTACAGGTTATGCCTGTGTAAACTGTAGAAAAATGGAAAACAATGTTTGGTCAGAACCAACAATTCTTCCAATTCTAAAAAATGACGTGGTATTGATTTCGCTTTATGTAGATGATAAACGTGAATTGCCAAAAGAAGAACAATTTGTTACTAAATCCGCAGATAAAATCATTACAGTTGGAGATAAATGGACTGATTTCATGATTTCTAAATATAAAACAAATACACAGCCTTTATATGTGATTACAGATTTAGAAGGAAACAATTTAAATGCTTCTAAGCCAACAATAAGTTATGTAAGCGCAGATGAATATTTACATTGGCTGAAAGAAGGAATTTCTAACTTTAAATAA